A single region of the Nitrospirota bacterium genome encodes:
- the rplA gene encoding 50S ribosomal protein L1, whose product MGKKYIESKSKFDSTKLYSLEEALRLVKDIANAKFDETVDMAVRLGVDPKHADQMVRGTVVLPHGTGKSVKVIVFAKGEKEKEARDAGADYVGAEDLAEKITQGWLDFDTAVATPDVMGMVGKLGKILGPRGLMPNPKVGTVTFDVGKAVKEIKAGKIEYRVEKAGVVHVPVGKVSFELKKLYENTVAVLGSIMKAKPPTSKGRYLKGISVSSTMGPGIPVDALQVAAMFGK is encoded by the coding sequence ATGGGTAAAAAATATATTGAAAGCAAGTCAAAGTTCGATAGTACGAAGCTATATAGTCTTGAAGAGGCATTGAGGTTAGTTAAAGATATTGCGAACGCAAAATTTGATGAGACAGTAGATATGGCTGTGCGATTAGGAGTCGATCCTAAACATGCAGATCAGATGGTAAGGGGTACGGTTGTTCTTCCACACGGCACCGGAAAATCGGTAAAGGTGATTGTGTTCGCAAAGGGTGAAAAGGAAAAAGAGGCAAGGGATGCAGGTGCAGATTATGTTGGTGCAGAGGATTTAGCGGAGAAGATAACACAGGGGTGGTTGGATTTTGATACCGCAGTAGCTACTCCTGATGTAATGGGTATGGTTGGCAAGTTAGGCAAGATACTTGGACCGAGAGGATTAATGCCAAATCCAAAGGTTGGAACGGTTACCTTTGATGTAGGGAAAGCAGTTAAGGAGATAAAGGCTGGTAAGATTGAATATAGGGTAGAGAAGGCTGGGGTAGTCCATGTTCCTGTTGGAAAGGTCTCCTTTGAACTTAAAAAACTTTATGAAAACACAGTAGCAGTACTGGGGTCAATTATGAAGGCTAAACCACCAACAAGCAAGGGTAGGTATCTTAAAGGTATTTCAGTTTCTTCAACAATGGGGCCTGGAATTCCCGTAGATGCCCTTCAGGTCGCAGCGATGTTCGGGAAATAG
- the rplK gene encoding 50S ribosomal protein L11 has translation MAKKEIVASVKLQIPAGKANPAPPVGPALGQHGINIMEFCKTFNSQTQNLGETIIPVVITIYSDRSFIFITKTPPAAELLKKAAGIIKGSSTPNREKVGKVASSQIEEIARTKLPDLNANDLEGAIKIIEGTAKSMGIEIVK, from the coding sequence ATGGCTAAGAAGGAGATCGTAGCGAGTGTAAAGCTGCAGATACCAGCTGGCAAAGCAAATCCAGCACCACCTGTTGGTCCTGCACTTGGACAGCATGGTATCAATATAATGGAATTCTGCAAGACATTCAATTCCCAGACACAGAATCTCGGTGAAACCATTATACCTGTGGTTATCACAATTTACTCTGACAGATCATTTATATTTATAACAAAGACACCACCTGCTGCTGAACTATTGAAAAAGGCTGCAGGAATAATAAAAGGTTCAAGTACCCCAAACAGAGAAAAGGTTGGGAAGGTTGCTTCGTCACAGATCGAAGAGATAGCACGGACTAAATTGCCTGACCTTAATGCAAATGACCTTGAGGGTGCAATCAAGATAATTGAGGGAACAGCAAAGAGCATGGGAATAGAGATTGTTAAATAA
- the nusG gene encoding transcription termination/antitermination protein NusG, with amino-acid sequence MAKNWYVVHTYSGFESKVKANIEEKVEALGLQERITKILVPSEDVVEIKGGKKKVSTKKFYPGYILIEMDMAEDTWHLVKSTPKVTGFVGGATSPSPLSIEEIEAIMHQMSGEKIAPTLKVQFQKGDSVRIVDGPFNNFIGIVDEVNTEQGKLKVMVSIFGRQTPVELDFLQVEKA; translated from the coding sequence ATGGCAAAAAACTGGTATGTAGTTCATACCTATTCTGGATTTGAATCGAAGGTAAAGGCTAACATAGAAGAGAAGGTAGAGGCATTAGGTCTTCAGGAGAGGATAACAAAGATACTTGTACCTTCAGAGGATGTGGTTGAAATAAAAGGCGGGAAGAAAAAAGTATCTACAAAGAAATTCTATCCTGGCTACATACTCATAGAAATGGATATGGCTGAAGATACATGGCATCTTGTAAAGAGTACCCCAAAGGTCACAGGATTTGTAGGAGGTGCAACATCACCTTCTCCTCTTTCTATAGAAGAGATCGAGGCAATAATGCATCAGATGTCAGGAGAGAAAATTGCCCCTACGCTGAAGGTACAGTTTCAAAAAGGTGACAGTGTTCGTATCGTAGACGGACCATTTAATAACTTTATAGGTATAGTCGATGAGGTAAATACAGAGCAGGGGAAACTTAAGGTCATGGTAAGCATATTTGGAAGACAGACACCTGTGGAGCTTGATTTTTTGCAGGTTGAAAAGGCATAG